The nucleotide sequence GATGACATGATATCAATGAAATTGTTTATAGATGCGTTCCAGGCAAAACAGGGATGGATATTAACTAAAGAACAAAACGAAAATAAAAATGTCCTGGAAATTGATAATATATCGATAATAACGATTAAAAATCTATAATTCAACTAAGAAGAGGAATTAAAACTGATTGACGAAAGCATAGTAAAAAATAAGCATCTATCATCTGGAAGTGAGAATCTTGACGAGCTGTTAGGGGGTGGATTTGAACATGGTATTATAACCCAGATATATGGAGGATCTGCCACCGGAAAGACAAATATCTGTTTGCAGCTAACAGTGCAATGTATTAAAAACCAGGAAAAAGCAGTAATCATTGACACAGATGGATTTTCTGCAGAACGTTTCAGCCAGATTGCAGGTAATGATGCAAAAAAACTTGCTAATGATCTTATTATTTATGAACCAGGGGATTTCCAGCAGCAGTATTCTGCCATTGTGGATATTGAAAAATTGGCCTCCACCGGGATCGGATTGGTTATAGTTGATTCTGCCACCCTTTTTTATCGATTCGGGCTGATGCCAGGTGATGACAACAATTCTAACATTAGGCGCCAATTGGTAGAGCAAATGGCAGGTCTGCACAGGCTGGCAAGGAAATTCAATATGGTGGTAGTAATTACTAACCAAGTCTATACGGATGTAGATACTGGTGAACTGCACCCCCTGGGTGGTAATCTGATCGAACACCTTTCCAAGACGATAATCAAATTGAAAAGGATTGAAAAGGATAAACGAAGAGCAACTTTGATTAAACACAGATCAAGGGCTGAAATGAAATGCGTTGATCTTACTATTACTAATGAGGGTATAGTCTAGGTGTGAAGTTATGAATGATTTGATGTACACTGCTGCCCAGCCTTTCAAACGCAAAGGGACTGACATGTTAAAGGAGTCTGAGTTTGTTATGGCTCTTTCCATGGACCTTAACTGGTTCAAGCCAGATACAGCTAAAGCTTTTGTTCAGATTGCTATTGAAAATGGAGTAATATCCAGGGAGAAGGGGATGCTCAAAGCCAAATTTGATATAAATCAGGTGAAGATCCCTATGGGTTTCAAACCCGATCCATCAATATTTGAAGAAAAAGATGTATTTGAGCTGATCATTGAACGCATCCTGACCAATACTGGAGAAGAAAAACAAAAGATCATTGCCAGCATCAACAGAAAAAAGGAAGAAACTTCTGGACTGTTCAATATTGA is from Methanosarcinales archaeon and encodes:
- the radB gene encoding DNA repair and recombination protein RadB, which produces MVKNKHLSSGSENLDELLGGGFEHGIITQIYGGSATGKTNICLQLTVQCIKNQEKAVIIDTDGFSAERFSQIAGNDAKKLANDLIIYEPGDFQQQYSAIVDIEKLASTGIGLVIVDSATLFYRFGLMPGDDNNSNIRRQLVEQMAGLHRLARKFNMVVVITNQVYTDVDTGELHPLGGNLIEHLSKTIIKLKRIEKDKRRATLIKHRSRAEMKCVDLTITNEGIV
- a CDS encoding DUF2240 family protein, with product MNDLMYTAAQPFKRKGTDMLKESEFVMALSMDLNWFKPDTAKAFVQIAIENGVISREKGMLKAKFDINQVKIPMGFKPDPSIFEEKDVFELIIERILTNTGEEKQKIIASINRKKEETSGLFNIEVLGILVAKEYGIEVDDLIEKSYKNLVKAQEENLC